The following nucleotide sequence is from Acetobacteroides hydrogenigenes.
TTTTACCTAATTACAACCAGATGCAAGCCTCGTATATAAAGCAAAAGAGGGTTGCCTTATAGGCAACCCTCTTCTATTTCCTATTGAAAAATCTTACTTGCTAGACTTATAAGTGTCGTTCAACCCCTTAATAACATCATCAGTAATGTCTAATGCCGCATTACCTACAAGCACTGGACCACCATACAACGTAGTGCTCACAATTACAGAGTACCCCTTAGTCTTATTATACTCCTTTAGGAAGTCTACGATCTTTGAATGAATGTTCCTTAAGGCAACTTGCTGCTCTTCGGCAAGCTGCATACGATACTGATTTTCTTGCTGAGATAGAGACTGCTGCTTCTGTTGAAGACGACCTTGCATTTCTTCTGCCTGAGAACGAGTAATCAACCCCTTTTGAGCTTTATCTTGAAAATCAACAGCTTCTCGTTGGAAATTCTGAACCTTAGACCCGAACTCGTTTTCAATTTTTTTAGTTTTATCCTGCAACGATTTATTTAGGTCTGCAGCCATATCGTACTTCGCCAAAACGGTATCGATATTAACGTACGCTATTACGCTTTTAGCCCCTCCAGCAGATACTGCGGTCGTTGCTTTTTCTTCTCCCCCTTTTGAAACAAAGAACAAAATGTAGAGACCAAGCACTGCAGCTGAAATAGCGATGTAAAAAATTAATGCTCCTTTTTTCATAAAAGTTTTTTTGATTTTCGTTGTTTAATGCAAATATATACGAATTTATTTACGCTCTACCCTAAACATGCAAAAATACTTTCGTAAAACAAACCTCTAATTTTAAACAACATACAAATCAGCACTAGAATTCGGGACAAGGAACAGCCTTCCACTTCTTCCGTCCTTGCGTGCTAAACTCATAGGTTAGCGATATTTCGTGAGCCCCTCCCGAATCTACCCCAAAATTAGAGAGCGTAAGATCGTAGCTGTAAGCAATATTAAATTTAGGAACCTTCAGTCCAATTAAGAAGGCGAGCGCGTCAGTTCCAGAATTCTTTGCAATTGGAATACCCCTGTACCAAACCCCAACCATAATAGGACGCTTATACCAGTACAATCCAAGATCAAACTGGTGAAATATTCCTTGTTGCTTATAGTTAAACGCAGCCGTCACACTTTCATCTACAGGCCTAAGATAGTATCCCTGAATAACGAAACGGTAGCCACCATGAACTGAAAATTTAACAGGAAGCCTATTCTCCAATCCAAGAAGCGATCTATCAGGACGAAGTAGGTGGTCGAGCGCAAAGCCAACCCAAACATTAGGGCCGACTAAAAGTGAAGACGCTGAAAAGTCGAAAGATCGTTTAGATGCATTTCCCTTCAGATTTGAGATCGAACTGCTCTGACCTCCCGATGATAGTTGATCACCTAGTACAATATTAGAGTAATCAATAGATCGTTGATCGTAGTAGAAGCCGACTCCAGGACGCACATACCATTCGAAATTCAGAGGGATATTGTACGAGTAAAGCACCCCAACAAGGGTATTAGACAGGTTTAACGATCCGGCAACGTCTCTAAAAGCAATTAGCCCAAAACCACTTTTCAAATTATAGAAATAGTGGTCAACAGCCACATTAAAGGTGTTAAACGAATTGCTTAACCCCGTCCATTGATTACGATAGCTTGCAGTTAAACGTGAGTCTTTTACAGCACCGGCAAATGAAGGTGATAGATAGAGCGAATTGGCATAAAATTGAGTAAACTGAGGATCCTGAGCCTTAGCCAAGCCCCCCCATAGCCCAAGTACCAAAACAAGCAAACATTTTCTTAAAATCATATTCATATCCCTCCTAAACTATCGAAGCAACGTAACATCTCCTCGAACATCGAATGTTTTCCCATTAGTAAATCGCCCCATTGCCCTGTACACGTAAACACCTTGCTCGCATAGCTTTCCCTTATAGTAGCCGTCCCAACCTATATTGACATCATTGCTTTCGAATAATTTTTCACCCCATCTATTGTAGATCAACAACTTGTAGGTAACAACGCCCTCGCTAATTGGGTGAAAAACCTCATTCTTATAGTCTGGCATTTCGTAAACTCCACCATTAGCACCATACGAGTTTGGAATAAATGCATTGGGGAATTTTAAAACGCCTTCGCCAACAACTTTTACTCCCGCCTTAACCAAAGTGTCATCAGTACAGCCATTTTCGGAGGTCACGCGCAGCCTAACATCATAATTACCCAACTTTTTGTAGGTATACGTTGGATTTTTTTCGGTAGACGATCCAACCATATCTCCAAAATCCCAAGCGTAATCTTTTCCTTCGGTTGACGTATTATAGAACTGTACACGAGCCTCGGGAAGCATAGCCTCATTAGGAGCGAGCTTAAAACTTGCAACCGGATTAGGATAAACCTGCAGCGTCGTATAGGAGTACGAGTTACCGCCGTCGCCCTTTACGGTTAGCTGAACGTGATACTTTCCAGGCGTTTTATAAACGTGATATGGGCTATCCTCCGTTGATGTTGTTCCATCGCCAAAATTCCATTCGATAGACTTGTAGTACTTAGCCTGATGAACAAACTGTGTTTCCAACGGAGAACAGCTACTACCAACGCTCGATGAGAAAATAGAAACTGGGATAGCAGGCTTTAGATAAAGGAACTGCGTCATCTCGTCCTTACAGTTTCCATTAGACACCTTTAGCGTTACATTGTACTTATAGTCATTAGCAGGATCTCCCCATGTCTTATATGTATAAACAGGAGGATCTACGCCTATGTACTTACCTCCATCTCCAAACGTCCATTCGTAATTCCAATTTGTTGCCTTTGGAGT
It contains:
- a CDS encoding OmpH family outer membrane protein, which produces MKKGALIFYIAISAAVLGLYILFFVSKGGEEKATTAVSAGGAKSVIAYVNIDTVLAKYDMAADLNKSLQDKTKKIENEFGSKVQNFQREAVDFQDKAQKGLITRSQAEEMQGRLQQKQQSLSQQENQYRMQLAEEQQVALRNIHSKIVDFLKEYNKTKGYSVIVSTTLYGGPVLVGNAALDITDDVIKGLNDTYKSSK
- a CDS encoding PorP/SprF family type IX secretion system membrane protein; the encoded protein is MVLGLWGGLAKAQDPQFTQFYANSLYLSPSFAGAVKDSRLTASYRNQWTGLSNSFNTFNVAVDHYFYNLKSGFGLIAFRDVAGSLNLSNTLVGVLYSYNIPLNFEWYVRPGVGFYYDQRSIDYSNIVLGDQLSSGGQSSSISNLKGNASKRSFDFSASSLLVGPNVWVGFALDHLLRPDRSLLGLENRLPVKFSVHGGYRFVIQGYYLRPVDESVTAAFNYKQQGIFHQFDLGLYWYKRPIMVGVWYRGIPIAKNSGTDALAFLIGLKVPKFNIAYSYDLTLSNFGVDSGGAHEISLTYEFSTQGRKKWKAVPCPEF